The Fluviispira sanaruensis sequence TATCGATGGATTGAGAGCATTTGCCGTTCTATTTGTTGTTATTTATCATTTATTTCCCAATATCCTGCCTGGAGGATTTATTGGGGTGGATATTTTTTTTGTTATTTCTGGTTTTTTAATATCATCTATTATTTTCCAAAAAATAGAAAATCGTTCATTCAGTCTCAAAGAATTCTATGCACGCAGAGTCATACGAATTTTTCCAGCACTTTTAATTGTATTAGTATTCACTTACACGCTTGGTTGGTTGCTATTATTTGATCGCGAATTTATTTCTCTTGGCAAAGCCATAGCAGGTGGAATTGCATTTATAGCCAATGAGCTTTTTTGGAGAGCAGACATTGATTATTTCTCTTCGGAAAAAAGCCCCTTGCTCAATCTCTGGTCACTCGGCGTTGAGGAGCAATTCTATCTCTTTTGGCCTTTTCTTGCTCTTTTATGCTTTAAATTTAAAAAATATTATTTAAGAATAATCTTTTCACTGTTAATTATATCATTTGCAGCAAATATTATATTACTTTATCAGCTTGAAAGAGTCAGTGAAGCTTATCTTATGAGTATATCCCGCATATGGGAAATATCTGCAGGAACTTTATTAGGCTATTGTAAAATATATAAAAATAAAATTTTTCGTGAAAATATATATAGTGAAAATATACAATCCTTTGTTGGTTTTTTCCTTATTTTTTCCTCAATCATTATTATAAGCAGCGAAAAAATGTTCCCTGGATTTTGGGGGCTTATGCCCGTTATAGGTACTTTCCTGATTATAAACTCTGGGGAAAACTCATTTCTCAATCGCACACTATTATCAAATAAATTTTTAGTTTATATCGGTCTAATAAGCTATCCCATATATCTTTGGCATTGGCCTTTGCTGATATATAATAATTATTTGTCCTCAGGTAATCCCTCGCAAAAAAGTTTAATTACTGTTTTTATTTTGACAATCATTTTATCGATCCTGACTTACCATATACTAGAAAAACCAATTAAAAAAGCAAACCGAAGAATAATAATCTATTCATTATCTACCATAAGTATAATATTTTTTATAACAGGAATAATAACTTATAAAGGGTTATTAAAACCTTATTCAAATCAATTCAATTTACAAGAATTAAACTCTGCAGCGACTGACTGGGATTTTCCAACAAAGAATTTGCATAAAGAATTTTATAAAAATTCATCCCTATATATGAATAAAAAATCCGCGAATAAAATATTATTTATCGGTGATAGCAATATGATTCATTATGCGCCCAGAATCGAACAGGTCGTAAATGAGCATAAAAATCTCAAAATCAATACAATTTTTTATACGATGGGTGGCTGCATGCCTATAAAACATATTATCAGAAAAGGCCAAACAAAATGTCCAATATTTATGAATGATGCTTATTCTTATGCAGAGGATCCAGATATCAAAAAAATAGTGATAGCAGCAGATTGGCTTGGCTATTTGCAAAAAGACGCAAAAACTTATTATATCGGTGAAAGCTCAAAAGAATTTTTAAGTGAATCACCCACTGCTATTAGTAAAATACTAAACGAACTTTCTTCTGATATAAAGAAATTAGTGAGTTTAAATAAATCTATATATATTGTTTTAAATATACCAAGAGGAGACGAACTTTCTCCTTTAAAAAGTATTCAGCGTTCCTTGAGGCATGAAAAATTTATTTATCACGCTAAAAGTATCAATAAAAATAATCTGCTCAAGTCCAATGATTCCTTTTTACTTAAACTAAAGGAAACAGTCAGTCAAGCTGGCGCACATGTGATCGATCCTTTGGATTATTTATATGATAACAATTCAGTATGTCCAAGTTTATATCAAAATAAACCCATTTATACCGATGCAAATCACTTGCGCGCGACATTCTCCAGAGAGCATGTCAAATATCTAGATTTTTTATTACTCGAAATGGATCCGAATAGAGATTTAGTAACAAGTGATATGCATTGACGACGTTTAAGCTCACTTACACAAGAAACAGAACTATGAAAAGAATCATTGTTTTTATTGATGGAGATTGTACATTTTGCACGCGCTTCTCAATGCTCTGCTTAAAATTTGAACGCGATGGTGCAAATATCTATTTTTCTGATCTCAATTTAGAATTAAGTAAAGAGTTTTTAAACAAAATAAACTATTTTGGCGGAAATAAAAGCATTGTCTTATTTGAAGATGGAAAGCTATTCAGTCAATTCGATGCCATCATTGAATTGGCGAAATATTTAAAATTCCCACTCAGTCTATTTCATCTTTTAGTATACACTCCAAAAATAATACACAATTATATATATGATATATTCAGTAAAAATAGATATCTTTTCGGAAAGAAAGAAAGCTGTCAGCTTCTTCCAGATAAATTTCAAGAGAGATTTATAACAAAAAAAAGCGATTTTCATTTCTAATATTATATTACAAATTAATTAAACCCTCGTTCTAAAAAACTAAACACACTTGGAAAATCGTAGCAATTCAGACACAATTTATTTTTCAAATAAAACACAATTTATTCTTGCTTTAAAATTAAAATCGTAATAAATAAAAATGAAATCAATTAATTTTTACGAACTAAATCTTTGTATAAGAGAACGAAACATGACACCTTTAAAAGTTTCTCCATTTCAAAAAACTTTTTATTTTGAATGGAAATTAAATCCAAATAATTCTGATTATCATATGGTTATTGACCAAATTATTGATGGAGAACTTGACATCAATAGATTAAATCGATCACTTAAAAAAATGATTTCAGAACAATATATTTTCAATTCACATATCGAGGAAATAGACAATGAATATTACTGGATATTAAACAAATCATTAAAAGATTTAAAGATATATAAAAAAACATATAACCCAGATTCAATAAAAAAAGTAATAGCAGAACCTTTCGATCTTGAAATTGGTCCACTATTTAGATACAGCATATTTAAACTTTCCGAAAATAAGCATCGATTTATTTTTGTCATGCACCACGCCATTATTGATGGAGCTTCAGGCCCTGAAATTTATCTCGAACTCTCAAATTATTATAATAACCCATCATACGAATATAATCTCAGTTTAACAGAACAAATTAATAAATTTAATAATATGAGAGAGAAATTGGAAGATGAGATTGATAAAAATAATAGCGAAAATGAAATATTTTGGAATGAAAAACTTAAAAATCACTCTATTCTTGATACTTCTTTTCTAGAGGATCCTTTCTTCAAAAAATCTTACTTAACAAATAATTGCCAAGAACTCACCAATCAAGACTTGTTAGGAATTAATGAAATTTACATATCAATTAAAAGTGAAAATATAAATAGATTAAAGAAAAAATTCACTATAACTCCTTATCTATTTTCAAAAATCGTGTTTGCAGTAACTCTATTTAAGTTTTCAAGAACAGAAAAATTTTTAGTAGCTTATCCTATATCAATTAAAGAAGGTATGAGTTTGCACTTTGGAGCTAATGTTAATGTGAATTTGCTTCCATTTTATATACATGATGATATAATGATTGAAGAAATAATACTTAACACCAAAAATTTCTTAAAATCACTTAAAGAAGACAATAAAAGACGATCATATTTTCCCCTCTATAAAATAAATATAGAACCAAAAGAAAAATTAACTTCAATTAGCTTTACAAGTGCTTTCTTACAAAATATAAGTTTTGAATTTGAAAATATAAAATCCAAAACTATAACAAGATCAAATATAGCCTTGACCCATGACTTCATCTTTGAGTATCAACAAGCAGAAAATGAAATAAATATTAGAGTAGACTATAAAAGAGAAAAAATTTCTGAAGAGTTAATCAATAATTTTTGTCAATACTACAAAGATATATATCAAGAAATAACGACTTATCTTTTAAGTGATTCTCCTGATAAATCAAAAAAATTTATAAAAGATTTTCACACATTAAAAGTTAATAATTTTAGCGATAATGAAATTAAAAAAAATTCAGAAAATATAATAAAATTATTTGAAAATTCAGTAAAAAGAAATCCTGACAAAACAGCAGTAATTTTTAAAAACAAAATAATAACCTATAAGCAGCTTGATGAATATAGTAATAAGCTTGCTAATTATATTTTACAAAAATTTGCAATATCAGAAAATACACTCATTGGAATTTCTTTAAATAGAAGTGAAAAAATTATAATATCTATTTTAGCAATAATAAAAGCTGGTGCTGCATATATCCCAATAGACACTAAATTACCAATTGATAGAGTCAAATACATTTTAAATGATGCTAATCCTATAACTATTTTAACAGACAATCAAAATCTAAATACAATCAAAAATTTATTTAAAAAAGAAATTATTTACCTTGATTCTATAGACACAGAATATGAAATTATTGAGCAATCACAAACGAGCGTGCAAAAAACACGGTCACTAAATGATCTCATATATATACTTTATACATCAGGAACGACAGGGAAACCTAAGGGAGTTATGATGGATCACGCAAGCTGCGTGAACCGAATTCAATACATGATAGAGCAAAATGAAATGAGCAATGAAGATTCATATTTATTTAAAACAAATATAACGTTCGATGTTTCATTCTCAGATATATTTACCACGCTCCTTTCAGGAGCAAAATTAGTAATAACAGAAGAAATCTTTAATCTATCTGAAATAAAGCAATTATTAATCGAGCACAAAATAAGCATTTGCCATTTTGTACCCTCACAGTTTAAAATATTCTCTGAAGAACTGAATCTCGAAATGTTTAAAAATCTTAAAAAATTTCAATTCAGTGGTGAAGCACTTGATACCAGTATAATTGAACAATATGTAGATAATGAAAGAATATTTCTAAATTACTATGGACCTACCGAGACAGGAGAAGTAACCCTTAAAAAATATACTTCATCAATAGAACATAAATTAACTAAATCAATTATTGGAAAAAAATTTCCAAATACAAATTTATATATTTTAGATAAGAATCTAAAAGCTCTACCAACTGGTGCATCAGGAGAATTATTTGTAGGGGGAATCAGCTTATCGCGCGGCTATTTAAATATGCCTGAATTAACTCATGAAAAATTTATAAAGAATCCATATCAGACAGAATTTGAAAAAGAAAAAAGGATTAATGCGCATTTGTATAAAACAGGAGATTATGTCCGTTTACTTCCAAATAATGAACTTGAATATATTGGTCGAAATGACAATCAAATTAAGATTCGTGGACATAGGATAGAGCTCTCAGAAATTGAAAAGTCAATAAATGAGTTTAAAGGTATAAAACAATCATTAGTTATGGGAAAAATTCTTGAAAAATCTCAAGATCAAGTATTGATATGCTATTATATATCTTTACAAAAAATCGACCCGAATGAAATTATAGAATTTATATCTTCAAGCCTACCTGACTATATGATACCTGGTTTATTTATACATTTAACTGAAATACCATTAAACTCTAACGGTAAACTTGATCAAAATAAACTTCCGATGCCAACAATTGAAAAAAATATAAATCATATTAGTCCAAGAAATGAATTAGAAAATAATATGACTATTCTTTGGCAAAATATTTTGGGTATCTCATATGAAAATATAAGCATGAATGACAGTTTCTTTACATTAGGTGGAAACAGCATAAATGCTATAAAGCTTGTAAATAAGATAAAAAAAGATCTTAAATTAAATATTTCCCTTCAAGATGTTTTGAAATATAAAAGCATAGAAAAAATAATTGAAATTTCAAAGAAAAATAATTGCAATGAAAACTCCATAAAAAAATTATGCAGAGATCATACAACAAAATATTATCTTTCATTTGCGCAAGAACGCCTTTGGTTTATTGATAAAATAAATAGTGGATTAAATAGCTATAACATTCCCATGGTCTATAATCTAGATAAAAATTTCAACTCTGAATCGCTTAAAAAGTCCGCACAAAGGATAATTAATAGACATGAAATATTAAGAACTATAATAAAAGAAACCGAAAATGGCGATCCCTACCAAGAAGTTTTAAGTGAGTATGATTTATTAGTGCCGATAAAAAAGTGTACCTCAAAGACTGAGCTTGAAAAATTAATAGAAATCGAATTAAATTATACCTTTGAAATAAGCAGAGAAATACCAATTAGAATATCAATTTTACAACTAGAAAAATGCAATGAAATTGAAGACAGCTATTTGTGCATTGCAGCCCATCACATAGCATTTGATGGCTGGTCTAATGAAATATTTCTTAAAGAATTGAATACATATTATAATTATTTTGAAAACATAATTTCTAAAGAAGAACTTGACGAACTAATACCAACTCTCAATATCCAATATTTAGATTTCTCATATTGGCAGAAAGAAAATATTAATAAAAATATTTTAGACGATCAAAAAAACTATTGGAAAGGAAAACTTGATAACGCCGAGTCACTAGATATTCACCCAGATTTAGTTCGACCAAAATATTTCAATTATCAAGGAAAAAATTTATTCCATAAAATTGATCAAAAACTATCTGAAGATATTGCACTCGCTACTAAAAAGCTTGATGTGACTCAATTTAGTTTTTTCTTATCATCCTACTACATAATGCTCAGTCTAATCAGTGGACAAAAAGATATTTTAATAGGCACTCCTATATCAAATCGACACTATCATCAGATTTCGGATCTCATAGGATTTTTTGTAAACCTCATTCCCTTACGCTCCCAAATTGAAGCTGAAATGGAAATTGATCATTTTATAAAATCAGTCCATAGCGAATTGATTGAGGCTCAAAAAAACCAAGATATACCATTTGAAAAATTAGTAGAAGAAATCTCAACAAATAGAGACCAAAGTAAGCATCCAATATTTCAAGTAATCTTCGGTATGCAAGATTTTAGTGATAATAAAATAGAAGAAAATAGATCAAATTTATTTACAAAAGAACAAAACTCATTTTATCAATTCAATCATTTATTTTCTCCTGCAAAATTCGACTTAAGTCTATTTATAGAGAAAAGTAAAGATGGATTTTTAGTCTGTTTTAATTATCCTGTTAATTTATTCTATGATGCAACTATAAAAAATTATATCGAAATTTATATTCATATTCTTAAAGAATTATCAAACAATGAAATCAAAAATTTAAATAAGAATTTAAGACTTAAAGATCTTAATTGCGTCCCAAATGAACAGCAGAAAATAATATCTCAAATTTGGCACAAACCAGTCAAATTAGAATGCAAAAAAAATACAATTCAGAAAATATTTGAGTTAATAGCTCAAAATAATCCAGAAAGAATTGCTCTTATTTGTGGAGAAAATGCCTTAACTTATTCTGAATTGAATCAGCGCACAAATAAACTAGCAAATTTCTTAAGAGCTCATTATAAGATAGAAGCTGACTCTCTTATTGCACTTTGTTTAGATAGAGATGTAAATATGACCATATGCATCCTCGCAGTTCTTAAGGCAGGAGGTGCTTATGTCCCTATTGATCCAGAATCGCCAAAAGAGAGGATCAAATTTATATTGGAAGATACAAATACAAAATTATTATTAACAAATGAAATGCATAAAAATATTTTTACGAATGAAATTTTACCATCACTCGACAGTTCATTAGAGCAATTAAACACTGTTTACCTAGAATCATTTGAAGTAATAGAAAAACTATCCAGATGTGCATCCGATAATTTAGAAATAATTCAGGAAAGCAACAACTTAGCATATGTCATATATACATCTGGGACAACTGGAAAACCAAAAGGAGTTCTCATAGAGCACGCTGCAGTCATAAATTTAATTGTAAATCTAAACGATTTTTTATTTAATGAATTTGGCGTTAAAAATATTAATGTATTATCTATCATGAATTTTGCTTTTGATGGACATGTACTAGAATTATCATGTAGTATTTTCCAAGGAAACTGCTTACACCTTATTCCAAATGAATTGCGAAAAGACTATTATAATCTTAATAATTATGCAATGAATAACAATATAAATCTAGCTATATTTCCACCAGCATTTCTTATGAATACAGAATTATTCTCCTCTGATTTAATAATGATTGGGGGAGAGAAAATAAATAAAAACATTTTATCATATTATTTAAATAATAAAAGAAAATTGGTAAATGCTTATGGTCCAACAGAAATATGTGTTATGAATACATTTCATGAGTACACCAATCAAGATGAAATTAACTGCATAGGTTATCCATTTCTAAATACTACAGGATATGTATTAAATGATTCTTTACAGCTATTACCTATCGGGGCCGTAGGTGAGTTGTATATAGGCGGAAATGGAGTTGCAAGAGGATACTTAAATAGAGACTCAATGACTCAAGAGAAGTTCGTATCAAATCCATTCCAAACCAGCGTAGCAAATAAAAATTCTATAAATTCACGTCTCTATAAAACAGGAGATCTTGTTAAAATATTACCAAATTATGAACTTGAATACATTGGTAGAAATGATGCACAAGTAAAAATTCGTGGATATAGAATTGAATTAGGTGAAATTGAAAGTTCATTACTAGAGCTCAGTGAGATCGAACAAGCAGTTGTTATTATAAAAGAACTAAAAGATAATAAATTTTTATGCTGCTATTATAAATCTAGAACTCAAATATCAAGCGAAGAAATTATTAAACATTTATCTAAGAGACTTCCCGAGTACATGATTCCAATTAAATACTTGCGTTTAGAAGAGTTTCCTTTAAACACAAGTGGAAAGATCAATACAAAAGCGCTGCCATTTAACTTTACAGAAGATCGTTATATTACAGATAATACTTGTAAATACATTCCACCACAAAATGAGGTAGAAAAAAATATTTGTGAAATTTGGGAAGAAATATTAGGGTTAGATAGAAATACCATCGGCATAAAAGATGATTACTTTAACTTGGGCGGAAATAGTTTGACCGCTATAAAAATTATTAATAGAATCAATAATAAATACTCTGCAAATCTTAAAATTTCTGATTTGTTTACATATAAATGTATCGAAGAAATTGTTAAAGTTATAAATGATAAGACTGCTCAATCAGAAATTCTCATCGAATTAAACAATGCCATTAAAAAACCCGCACTCTTTATGATCCACCCCGCTCGTGCTGGATGCGAAGTTTATACAAAAATTGCAAAAAGTTTTAGCAACGATTTTCACTGTTTTGGTATAGACTCATATAACATGCTTCATTGCAAAAAAATTGAGAATTTAAATTCTCTTGCTACATATTATCTGGAGCAAATCAAAAAGAAATCGTTGCAAAATCCAAACCAAAGTTACTATTTATTTGGGTGGTCCTTGGGGGGTTATATTTGCCTAGAAATTGCTAGTATATTAGAAATGCAAGGTATTAAAAATATTTCTATATACCTATTGGATACTTTTTATCCTGATAATTTTATGTTAAATAATAGCATTGATATCCATATTTTTAAGAAAGAATTTATGAAAGAAATGTCTCAAAAAATTGATGATATACAGATGGATAAAATGTTAAGCAATTATCAAATAGAAAATAATATTCTAAAGCAAGAAATAAGTAATAAATTAGCTTATTCAAAAGTTCTCTTATTTAAGGCAAATCAGTTCCGCAAAAATACTGAGTACGATGCAATTAATAATTTAAACGAATACACAACAAGTCTTCCTAATAATAATATTTTAAATGCATTAATTTATAAAGAACAACTTAAGGTAATATATTGCGAAAATGATACTCATTTTTCAATCATAGAAAATGAAAAATTTATTATTAACGAGATTTACAATTTTGAGAGAAATAATCAAATTAGGAATAATTCAAATTCAAGAGCAATTTACAATCACTCTTGAATTTTTAGAGATTATTCTTTTCTATCTTACTCAATCGTTACGCTCAATGGCTCTATTTGACAATGCTTGGATAGGGCGAGCATTCATTTTAAAAATACTTTGGAATTTTTTGATTTGTTCTGCAGACACTTCTATTTGTTCTTTAAGCACATACCATGTCACAATTTGTGAACATGGGGGCGTTGTTAAAGAGCCTTTATAAGTAAAATATTTACTTCCTTTTGGGATGACATCTTCGGCTTCAAAGTTAACTAAGTTAACATTGACCGAGGTTCCTTCTTTTTTAGGCATATTGTCAAAAATTGAAGCGAGGGCATTATTTTTCTTACCTTTATTCATTAATACCCCAATAACAGCAAGGCTTCCATCTTCATTTTGATTCACAAAGTGAACTTCCATTGCAGATTTCTTCCCATCGAGTGCGTGTTCACTCGGTGTGTGAAAATGGAATTGAAGCAATCCATATTGCTTACGGCCAACTTCTAATTTGCTTCCCTTTGGATAATTTACTTGAATTGTGTGTCCATTGTTCAAAACAGTAAGAGGAATTCCTGAATAAGAGAAATCTAATTTTGCTAAAGACTCATTTTCTTTCGCTTGTGTCTTTTGGATATTAATTGGAGATTGATTTATCCCCATAGAACATATTTTATAAGACTCATCAAGTTTACCCCAATTTTCTGCTCCATTTTCTCCAGTATATCCCCAGTGTGGCTTCTTAGTAGAACCACTGTCTGAAAAAGCAGCATTGTTTTGGGATAAGAGCAATGATAAAAGAACTATTTTAAAAATAGTTTGCATAAAACTCATAAATCCTCCTGCATATTAGAACTTTTCTTCTAATACCAATCTTTTGATCGAGTTATTTTAATTTTTTCTTTAATATGCAATTATCTATCTATATATTCATATACTTATAAAATATTGTTTTTCATAATTGGAGCCCAAATGACGAAGAATTATGCTTTTTATTCAAACCTTTTAAGTAGATCAGAAACCTGCGAAACCGTTGGCATTTCTCGAAAAATAAAGCCAAAATCAGTAAAATATTGAGATTGCTCAACACATACCTGAATTTCCTTATCTTTTAGGA is a genomic window containing:
- a CDS encoding carbonic anhydrase — protein: MSFMQTIFKIVLLSLLLSQNNAAFSDSGSTKKPHWGYTGENGAENWGKLDESYKICSMGINQSPINIQKTQAKENESLAKLDFSYSGIPLTVLNNGHTIQVNYPKGSKLEVGRKQYGLLQFHFHTPSEHALDGKKSAMEVHFVNQNEDGSLAVIGVLMNKGKKNNALASIFDNMPKKEGTSVNVNLVNFEAEDVIPKGSKYFTYKGSLTTPPCSQIVTWYVLKEQIEVSAEQIKKFQSIFKMNARPIQALSNRAIERND
- a CDS encoding non-ribosomal peptide synthetase, whose translation is MTPLKVSPFQKTFYFEWKLNPNNSDYHMVIDQIIDGELDINRLNRSLKKMISEQYIFNSHIEEIDNEYYWILNKSLKDLKIYKKTYNPDSIKKVIAEPFDLEIGPLFRYSIFKLSENKHRFIFVMHHAIIDGASGPEIYLELSNYYNNPSYEYNLSLTEQINKFNNMREKLEDEIDKNNSENEIFWNEKLKNHSILDTSFLEDPFFKKSYLTNNCQELTNQDLLGINEIYISIKSENINRLKKKFTITPYLFSKIVFAVTLFKFSRTEKFLVAYPISIKEGMSLHFGANVNVNLLPFYIHDDIMIEEIILNTKNFLKSLKEDNKRRSYFPLYKINIEPKEKLTSISFTSAFLQNISFEFENIKSKTITRSNIALTHDFIFEYQQAENEINIRVDYKREKISEELINNFCQYYKDIYQEITTYLLSDSPDKSKKFIKDFHTLKVNNFSDNEIKKNSENIIKLFENSVKRNPDKTAVIFKNKIITYKQLDEYSNKLANYILQKFAISENTLIGISLNRSEKIIISILAIIKAGAAYIPIDTKLPIDRVKYILNDANPITILTDNQNLNTIKNLFKKEIIYLDSIDTEYEIIEQSQTSVQKTRSLNDLIYILYTSGTTGKPKGVMMDHASCVNRIQYMIEQNEMSNEDSYLFKTNITFDVSFSDIFTTLLSGAKLVITEEIFNLSEIKQLLIEHKISICHFVPSQFKIFSEELNLEMFKNLKKFQFSGEALDTSIIEQYVDNERIFLNYYGPTETGEVTLKKYTSSIEHKLTKSIIGKKFPNTNLYILDKNLKALPTGASGELFVGGISLSRGYLNMPELTHEKFIKNPYQTEFEKEKRINAHLYKTGDYVRLLPNNELEYIGRNDNQIKIRGHRIELSEIEKSINEFKGIKQSLVMGKILEKSQDQVLICYYISLQKIDPNEIIEFISSSLPDYMIPGLFIHLTEIPLNSNGKLDQNKLPMPTIEKNINHISPRNELENNMTILWQNILGISYENISMNDSFFTLGGNSINAIKLVNKIKKDLKLNISLQDVLKYKSIEKIIEISKKNNCNENSIKKLCRDHTTKYYLSFAQERLWFIDKINSGLNSYNIPMVYNLDKNFNSESLKKSAQRIINRHEILRTIIKETENGDPYQEVLSEYDLLVPIKKCTSKTELEKLIEIELNYTFEISREIPIRISILQLEKCNEIEDSYLCIAAHHIAFDGWSNEIFLKELNTYYNYFENIISKEELDELIPTLNIQYLDFSYWQKENINKNILDDQKNYWKGKLDNAESLDIHPDLVRPKYFNYQGKNLFHKIDQKLSEDIALATKKLDVTQFSFFLSSYYIMLSLISGQKDILIGTPISNRHYHQISDLIGFFVNLIPLRSQIEAEMEIDHFIKSVHSELIEAQKNQDIPFEKLVEEISTNRDQSKHPIFQVIFGMQDFSDNKIEENRSNLFTKEQNSFYQFNHLFSPAKFDLSLFIEKSKDGFLVCFNYPVNLFYDATIKNYIEIYIHILKELSNNEIKNLNKNLRLKDLNCVPNEQQKIISQIWHKPVKLECKKNTIQKIFELIAQNNPERIALICGENALTYSELNQRTNKLANFLRAHYKIEADSLIALCLDRDVNMTICILAVLKAGGAYVPIDPESPKERIKFILEDTNTKLLLTNEMHKNIFTNEILPSLDSSLEQLNTVYLESFEVIEKLSRCASDNLEIIQESNNLAYVIYTSGTTGKPKGVLIEHAAVINLIVNLNDFLFNEFGVKNINVLSIMNFAFDGHVLELSCSIFQGNCLHLIPNELRKDYYNLNNYAMNNNINLAIFPPAFLMNTELFSSDLIMIGGEKINKNILSYYLNNKRKLVNAYGPTEICVMNTFHEYTNQDEINCIGYPFLNTTGYVLNDSLQLLPIGAVGELYIGGNGVARGYLNRDSMTQEKFVSNPFQTSVANKNSINSRLYKTGDLVKILPNYELEYIGRNDAQVKIRGYRIELGEIESSLLELSEIEQAVVIIKELKDNKFLCCYYKSRTQISSEEIIKHLSKRLPEYMIPIKYLRLEEFPLNTSGKINTKALPFNFTEDRYITDNTCKYIPPQNEVEKNICEIWEEILGLDRNTIGIKDDYFNLGGNSLTAIKIINRINNKYSANLKISDLFTYKCIEEIVKVINDKTAQSEILIELNNAIKKPALFMIHPARAGCEVYTKIAKSFSNDFHCFGIDSYNMLHCKKIENLNSLATYYLEQIKKKSLQNPNQSYYLFGWSLGGYICLEIASILEMQGIKNISIYLLDTFYPDNFMLNNSIDIHIFKKEFMKEMSQKIDDIQMDKMLSNYQIENNILKQEISNKLAYSKVLLFKANQFRKNTEYDAINNLNEYTTSLPNNNILNALIYKEQLKVIYCENDTHFSIIENEKFIINEIYNFERNNQIRNNSNSRAIYNHS
- a CDS encoding thiol-disulfide oxidoreductase DCC family protein, with translation MKRIIVFIDGDCTFCTRFSMLCLKFERDGANIYFSDLNLELSKEFLNKINYFGGNKSIVLFEDGKLFSQFDAIIELAKYLKFPLSLFHLLVYTPKIIHNYIYDIFSKNRYLFGKKESCQLLPDKFQERFITKKSDFHF
- a CDS encoding acyltransferase family protein; amino-acid sequence: MHNNNQLKYRSDIDGLRAFAVLFVVIYHLFPNILPGGFIGVDIFFVISGFLISSIIFQKIENRSFSLKEFYARRVIRIFPALLIVLVFTYTLGWLLLFDREFISLGKAIAGGIAFIANELFWRADIDYFSSEKSPLLNLWSLGVEEQFYLFWPFLALLCFKFKKYYLRIIFSLLIISFAANIILLYQLERVSEAYLMSISRIWEISAGTLLGYCKIYKNKIFRENIYSENIQSFVGFFLIFSSIIIISSEKMFPGFWGLMPVIGTFLIINSGENSFLNRTLLSNKFLVYIGLISYPIYLWHWPLLIYNNYLSSGNPSQKSLITVFILTIILSILTYHILEKPIKKANRRIIIYSLSTISIIFFITGIITYKGLLKPYSNQFNLQELNSAATDWDFPTKNLHKEFYKNSSLYMNKKSANKILFIGDSNMIHYAPRIEQVVNEHKNLKINTIFYTMGGCMPIKHIIRKGQTKCPIFMNDAYSYAEDPDIKKIVIAADWLGYLQKDAKTYYIGESSKEFLSESPTAISKILNELSSDIKKLVSLNKSIYIVLNIPRGDELSPLKSIQRSLRHEKFIYHAKSINKNNLLKSNDSFLLKLKETVSQAGAHVIDPLDYLYDNNSVCPSLYQNKPIYTDANHLRATFSREHVKYLDFLLLEMDPNRDLVTSDMH